The proteins below come from a single Procambarus clarkii isolate CNS0578487 chromosome 44, FALCON_Pclarkii_2.0, whole genome shotgun sequence genomic window:
- the LOC123745178 gene encoding uncharacterized protein, translated as MRGDDTYEFGYDTRGGRTGARFFRHEEKGADGRVRGQYGFVDANDDLHVVVYVTDALGHRIRTETHKIEGYGKELSKILEKGASSADVKDQINLILKEQSSSSPRPRITSTTLKISQTSTTTTRPLTTPRSIHRSTRGTQIPTGPEPYFDDEDDSEPSATSPRPSTTRTHPNTLPGGRPGSRFTASSALQGGKPVFPLGFDDTDGHLRDTSPSLAEVELVSAPAPAATHPPAVFSGSDNSVLLGTPSPAQNDERFSQAFQSSLDSMFSTRATPGIATSPPGLPSPTRTSAFHTPSSSGHPTANSNPETQQQRSQEPQTLPPGQVSNTAPLSVTIPLRDSLSAEEYQELQDYLNRILRGGTSPLGDMVLRKLDLRDMGVELNGDLSSSLREVQGGGGGLAVFVNQDMINSDIIDSDIIDADIIDGDIIDGDIINGDIINGDIIDDDIINGDIIDGGIIDGGIIGASGDNFARSLERDIIDGMKDSSDDNFGRSLDMLDGASVNSGIIGSSGFSNNNNNNNNNNNNNNNNNNNNNNNNNNNNRALGDIMGAANRAVNRGKTLGSDIIDGDIINGGIINIETLTGSELAIIANNNRNKNLFHNDDSTVNDGSMNRDTVDDSSINQDTVDDSSINQDTVDDSRINLDTVDDSSINQDTVDDSRINLDTTSLRHIRKSFEPTDRRKSFSDPDLSSQMLITGRRPSVIDQIIAFRKPNYPDNFDQRSSFVGITNAVVGGGGRPEAIHYMPSPDLTTGRPPPPEHNSSPSSHVSDPRVEVSSARSSEKDFETRQVRDNSNIGNYDPSWTRNNDFDIRQNFDNTGQHDNKASNSIQNTYRQIDNISQDNSSSAIQVDHSSVQETFNVNVSLRNSDQPSVLSGAASSKNVDNSDQTVYFPAPSPQNNLKSSSDKSISGTSRQNNYIQDRSPQNDSGPRINAIDDNRGEFMTFTASQNTYNARDNVSDVSNQENQVPGAASGKGFTTIPDDRSTFSLLSSENQPDRSERIGTPLKSRRPTINLVRPINSDYQIQSNSSLRPVTGSFVSPGHSPVQIDSTITTTTLTNMLDFVDHHPHIDQQDLNTQPFPGPPPSFPGADGSQPPQIHNDMTVKNLPNEEEGRVIVAMKPGDSEVTASSVRAQEAHREAKNSIGLMSLGDSGHLPFAPSLPEPSTYASVPYEVTKTESAPLQRPSQQYISVSSPLKQPFTLPPPPQAAPLPTSHGSSLPPHHISTLPPPHVSAPTPPHGHISHKSRVTTLLPLHGINHSPGHGSRNAPPHGPTTPSSPPRGLTTEPIFSPVLGDFPSPPHRFDLGSPPSLSHSRSPLDLPHSLPPEDVVPFLHHGPPLIPTHPSIIYPGRVSYQELKFTTYPSQRRSGRAAARFSDISSRHR; from the exons ATGCGG GGCGATGACACCTACGAGTTCGGCTACGACACCCGTGGTGGGAGGACTGGCGCCAGGTTCTTCAGACACGAGGAGAAGGGTGCCGACGGCCGCGTGCGAGGCCAATATGGCTTTGTCGACGCCAACGACGACCTCCACGTCGTCGTCTACGTCACAGACGCCCTGGGACACAG AATACGGACGGAAACCCACAAGATTGAGGGCTACGGCAAGGAGCTGTCCAAGATACTTGAGAAGGGAGCGTCCAGTGCTGATGTCAAAGACCAGATCAATCTAATCCTGAAGGAGCAGTCATCGTCCAGCCCGAGGCCTCGTATAACTTCAACCACCCTGAAGATTTCCCAGACATCGACCACAACGACACGACCTCTAACTACCCCCCGAAGCATTCACCGGTCGACCCGAGGGACGCAGATACCGACGGGACCCGAACCTTACTTCGACGACGAAGACGACTCTGAGCCCTCCGCCACCAGCCCGCGACCAtccaccaccaggacacaccccaacacactccctGGAGGCAGGCCCGGCTCTCGCTTCACGGCCTCGAGTGCTCTACAGGGTGGCAAACCAGTCTTCCCTCTGGGTTTCGACGATACAGATGGACACCTTCGGGACACGTCGCCATCGCTGGCCGAGGTTGAACTGGTCTCGGCGCCAGCTCCGGCAGCTACTCATCCCCCAGCTGTATTCTCAGGCTCAG ACAATAGCGTACTCCTGGGCACTCCCAGCCCAGCTCAGAATGACGAGAGATTTTCACAAGCCTTTCAGTCCTCGCTTGACTCTATGTTCTCCACCAGGGCGACTCCCGGCATAGCCACGTCACCGCCAGGCTTGCCTTCACCAACACGGACTTCGGCATTCCACACACCCTCCTCTTCAGGGCACCCTACAGCCAACAGCAACCCTGAGACCCAACAGCAGAGGTCTCAGGAGCCACAGACTCTACCCCCGGGGCAAGTCTCCAACACCGCCCCGCTCTCCGTTACCATTCCTCTCAGGGACTCGCTCTCAGCCGAGGAGTATCAGGAGCTGCAGGACTACCTCAACAGGATCCTGCGTGGCGGCACGAGCCCGCTAGGTGACATGGTGCTGCGTAAACTCGACTTGAGAGACATGGGAGTCGAACTCAACGGAGACCTGAGCAGTTCCTTGCGCGAGGTGCAGGGCGGCGGAGGCGGCCTGGCCGTGTTCGTCAACCAGGACATGATCAACAGTGATATAATCGACAGTGATATAATCGACGCTGATATAATCGACGGTGATATAATCGACGGTGATATAATCAACGGTGATATAATCAACGGTGATATAATCGACGATGATATAATCAACGGTGATATAATCGACGGTGGTATTATCGACGGAGGCATCATAGGTGCAAGTGGGGATAATTTTGCAAGAAGTCTTGAACGTGACATAATTGACGGTATGAAAGATTCAAGTGATGATAATTTTGGTAGAAGTCTTGACATGCTTGATGGAGCTTCAGTTAACAGTGGGATCATAGGTAGCTCCGGatttagcaacaacaacaacaataataataataataataataataataataataataataataataataataataataataataacaacaacagagcCCTGGGTGATATAATGGGCGCCGCCAACAGAGCGGTCAACAGAGGTAAAACTCTTGGGAGCGATATAATCGACGGTGATATTATTAATGGCGGGATCATCAACATTGAAACACTCACTGGCAGCGAACTCGCCATTATTGCAAACAACAATAGGAATAAAAATTTATTCCACAATGATGATAGCACAGTAAATGACGGCAGCATGAACCGGGACACAGTAGATGACAGCAGCATCAACCAGGACACAGTAGATGACAGCAGCATCAACCAGGACACAGTAGATGACAGCCGCATCAACCTGGACACAGTAGATGACAGCAGCATCAACCAGGACACAGTAGATGACAGCCGCATCAACCTGGACACAACTTCTCTCCGTCATATCCGAAAAAGTTTCGAACCCACCGACAGACGGAAGAGCTTCTCCGATCCCGATCTTAGCAGCCAGATGCTCATCACCGGGCGAAGGCCTTCTGTTATCGATCAGATCATCGCTTTTCGCAAGCCCAATTACCCAGATAACTTCGACCAGCGGAGCTCCTTCGTGGGAATCACTAAcgctgtggtgggtggaggtgggaggcCGGAGGCCATACACTACATGCCGTCGCCTGACCTCACCACCGGGAGGCCCCCGCCACCGGAACACAACTCTTCCCCGTCATCACACGTCTCTGATCCAAGAGTCGAGGTCAGTTCCGCAAGATCCTCCGAGAAAGATTTTGAAACCAGACAAGTTCGAGACAACTCCAATATTGGCAACTATGACCCTTCCTGGACACGAAACAATGATTTCGACATCAGACAAAACTTTGATAACACTGGTCAACACGATAACAAAGCGAGTAATTCTATTCAGAATACTTACAGACAGATCGATAACATTTCTCAAGATAATTCTTCATCAGCCATTCAAGTCGATCACAGTTCTGTGCAAGAGACTTTTAATGTTAATGTCAGTCTAAGAAACTCCGACCAACCTTCGGTGCTCAGTGGTGCCGCTTCCAGCAAAAATGTTGACAATTCTGACCAAACTGTTTATTTCCCAGCACCATCGCCTCAGAACAATTTAAAGTCTTCAAGTGATAAGTCCATTAGTGGCACCTCAAGACAAAACAACTACATACAAGATAGATCACCTCAGAATGATTCTGGCCCAAGGATAAATGCGATTGATGACAATCGCGGGGAATTTATGACGTTTACGGCATCACAGAATACCTACAACGCCAGAGATAACGTCAGTGACGTCTCCAACCAAGAGAATCAAgtgcctggtgcagcgtctggcaaGGGCTTCACAACCATCCCGGACGACAGGTCAACTTTCAGTCTTTTGTCCAGCGAAAACCAGCCAGACAGAAGTGAAAGGATTGGTACTCCTCTCAAAAGTCGCCGTCCCACCATCAATCTGGTGAGGCCTATCAACTCAGATTATCAAATCCAGTCCAACTCTTCATTGCGACCCGTAACCGGGTCGTTCGTCTCGCCTGGCCACTCACCTGTTCAGATCGActctaccatcacaaccaccaccttaaCCAACATGCTAGACTTTGTAGACCATCATCCACACATCGACCAACAAGACCTgaatacccaaccatttccaggaCCTCCACCCAGCTTCCCAGGTGCTGATGGCTCTCAACCGCCACAAATCCACAATGACATGACAGTGAAAAATCTGCCGAACGAGGAAGAGGGTCGTGTCATCGTAGCAATGAAACCTGGCGACAGTGAGGTCACCGCCAGCAGCGTCCGGGCTCAAGAAGCACATCGTGAAGCAAAGAACAGCATAGGTTTAATGAGTCTGGGAGATAGTGGACACCTCCCCTTCGCTCCATCTTTACCGGAGCCCTCTACGTATGCATCAGTTCCATATGAGGTAACGAAGACGGAATCCGCGCCCTTACAACGCCCCTCGCAGCAGTATATATCTGTTTCTTCGCCATTAAAACAACCCTTCACCTTGCCGCCGCCACCACAGGCTGCCCCCTTGCCAACCTCCCACGGGTCTTCCCTACCACCGCACCATATTTCAACACTGCCACCTCCCCATGTTTCAGCGCCTACGCCGCCCCACGGTCATATATCTCATAAATCCCGTGTTACGACTTTGCTACCACTTCATGGCATAAATCACTCGCCAGGTCACGGGTCTCGCAACGCCCCGCCCCACGGACCCACAACACCGTCGTCGCCGCCTCGTGGCTTGACAACGGAACCCATATTCTCTCCAGTCCTCGGAGACTTCCCCAGCCCTCCCCACAGGTTTGATCTAGGTTCCCCACCCAGTCTCTCCCACTCCCGCTCACCCCTCGACCTCCCACACAGCCTCCCACCGGAGGATGTCGTGCCGTTCCTCCACCACGGCCCGCCCCTCATCCCCACGCACCCCTCCATCATCTATCCCGGACGAGTCTCCTACCAGGAGCTCAAGTTCACTACCTACCCGTCACAGCGCAGGTCTGGTAGGGCAGCTGCTCGCTTCTCCGACATCAGCAGTCGCCATCGGTAA